The Zalophus californianus isolate mZalCal1 chromosome 7, mZalCal1.pri.v2, whole genome shotgun sequence genome includes a region encoding these proteins:
- the KLHDC3 gene encoding kelch domain-containing protein 3 isoform X2 produces MLRWTVHLEGGPRRVNHAAVAVGHRVYSFGGYCSGEDYETLRQIDVHIFNAVSLRWTKLPPVRPSIRGQAPVVPYMRYGHSTVLIDDMVFLWGGRNDTEGACNVLYAFDVNTHKWSTPRVSGTVPGARDGHSACVLGKTMYIFGGYEQLADCFSNDIHKLDTSTMTWTLICTKGNPARWRDFHSATMLGSHMYVFGGRADRFGPFHSNNEIYCNRIRVFDTRTEAWLDCPPTPVLPEGRRSHSAFGYNGELYVFGGYNARLNRHFHDLWKFNPVSFTWKKIEPKGKGPCPRRRQCCCIVGDKIVLFGGTSPSPEEGLGDEFDLIDHSDLHILDFNTSNMSFEELLELQSQVETKTYKQLAAGNSSKKEGSRPRVQNACAADKHRPLEMSAKVRVPFLRQVVPISKKVARDPRFDDLSGEYSPEVFDKTYEFLNDIRAKEKELVKKQLKKHRSGQEHEKLHQLLQRMEQQEMAQQERRRQQELRLALKQEQRARAQQGHRPYFLKKSEQRQLVLAEKFKELKRSKKLESFLSRKRRRNAGKDRRHLPLSKE; encoded by the exons ATGTTACGGTGGACAGTGCACCTGGAGGGCGGGCCCCGCAGGGTGAACCATGCTGCAGTGGCTGTTGGGCACCGGGTATACTCCTTCGGGGGTTACTGCTCTGGTGAAGACTATGAAACACTGCGTCAGATTGATGTGCACATTTTCAATGCAG TGTCCTTGCGTTGGACAAAGCTGCCCCCAGTGAGGCCTTCCATCCGTGGTCAGGCTCCTGTAGTGCCCTACATGCGGTATGGACACTCAACCGTGCTCATCGACGACATGGTCTTCCTTTGGGGCGGGCGGAATGACACCGAAGGAGCCTGCAATGTGCTTTATGCCTTTGATGTCA ATACTCATAAGTGGTCCACACCCCGAGTGTCAGGAACAGTTCCTGGAGCCCGGGACGGACATTCAGCTTGTGTCCTGGGCAAGACCATGTACATTTTCGGGGGCTATGAGCAGCTG GCGGACTGCTTTTCCAATGACATTCACAAGCTGGATACCAGCACCATGACATGGACCCTTATCTGTACAAAG GGCAACCCTGCACGCTGGAGGGACTTCCACTCGGCCACAATGCTGGGCAGTCACATGTATGTCTTTGGGGGCCGTGCCGACCGCTTTGGGCCATTCCATTCCAACAACGAGATTTACTGCAACCGCATCCGTGTCTTTGACACCAGGACTGAAGCCTGGCTGGACTGTCCCCCCACTCCGGTGCTACCGGAGGGCCGCCGGAGCCACTCAGCCT TTGGCTACAATGGGGAGCTGTACGTCTTCGGTGGCTATAACGCAAGGCTGAACCGGCACTTCCATGACCTCTGGAAGTTTAACCCTG TGTCCTTTACCTGGAAGAAGATTGAACCGAAGGGGAAGGGGCCATGTCCCCGCCGGCGCCAGTGCTGCTGTATTGTTGGTGACAAGATTGTTCTCTTTGGGGGTACCAG TCCATCTCCTGAGGAAGGTCTGGGAGATGAATTTGACCTCATAGATCATTCTGACTTACACATTTTGGACTTTA ACACATCTAACATGTCATTTGAAGAGCTGTTGGAATTGCAGAGCCAAGTGGAGACTAAGACATACAAACAGTTGGCAGCTGGaaacagttctaagaaggaaggtTCTAGACCACGTGTCCAAAATGCATGTGCTGCGGATAAGCACAG GCCTCTGGAAATGTCAGCCAAGGTCCGGGTGCCATTTTTGCGTCAAGTTGTCCCCATCAGTAAGAAg GTAGCCCGGGACCCCCGCTTTGATGATCTGTCAGGGGAATACAGTCCTGAGGTGTTTGACAAAACGTATGAGTTCCTGAATGACATCCGAGCCAAAGAGAAAGAG CTGGTGAAAAAGCAGTTGAAGAAGCACCGTTCGGGGCAGGAGCATGAGAAACTGCACCAGCTGCTTCAGAGGATG GAGCAGCAAGAAATGGCACAGCAGGAACGCAGGCGGCAACAGGAGCTGCGCCTGGCCCTGAAGCAGGAGCAGAGGGCTCGGGCCCAGCAGGGCCATCGGCCATACTTCCTGAAGAAAT CTGAGCAGCGCCAGTTGGTCCTAGCTGAGAAGTTCAAGGAGCTAAAACGCAGCAAGAAGCTAGAGAGCTTTTTGAGTCGAAAGAGGCGCCGAAATGCAGGCAAGGACCGGAGACATCTCCCCTTGAGCAAAGAGTAA
- the KLHDC3 gene encoding kelch domain-containing protein 3 isoform X1 translates to MLRWTVHLEGGPRRVNHAAVAVGHRVYSFGGYCSGEDYETLRQIDVHIFNAVSLRWTKLPPVRPSIRGQAPVVPYMRYGHSTVLIDDMVFLWGGRNDTEGACNVLYAFDVNTHKWSTPRVSGTVPGARDGHSACVLGKTMYIFGGYEQLADCFSNDIHKLDTSTMTWTLICTKGNPARWRDFHSATMLGSHMYVFGGRADRFGPFHSNNEIYCNRIRVFDTRTEAWLDCPPTPVLPEGRRSHSAFGYNGELYVFGGYNARLNRHFHDLWKFNPVSFTWKKIEPKGKGPCPRRRQCCCIVGDKIVLFGGTSPSPEEGLGDEFDLIDHSDLHILDFSPSLKTLCKLAVIQYNLDQSCLPHDIRWELNAMTTNSNISRPIVSSHG, encoded by the exons ATGTTACGGTGGACAGTGCACCTGGAGGGCGGGCCCCGCAGGGTGAACCATGCTGCAGTGGCTGTTGGGCACCGGGTATACTCCTTCGGGGGTTACTGCTCTGGTGAAGACTATGAAACACTGCGTCAGATTGATGTGCACATTTTCAATGCAG TGTCCTTGCGTTGGACAAAGCTGCCCCCAGTGAGGCCTTCCATCCGTGGTCAGGCTCCTGTAGTGCCCTACATGCGGTATGGACACTCAACCGTGCTCATCGACGACATGGTCTTCCTTTGGGGCGGGCGGAATGACACCGAAGGAGCCTGCAATGTGCTTTATGCCTTTGATGTCA ATACTCATAAGTGGTCCACACCCCGAGTGTCAGGAACAGTTCCTGGAGCCCGGGACGGACATTCAGCTTGTGTCCTGGGCAAGACCATGTACATTTTCGGGGGCTATGAGCAGCTG GCGGACTGCTTTTCCAATGACATTCACAAGCTGGATACCAGCACCATGACATGGACCCTTATCTGTACAAAG GGCAACCCTGCACGCTGGAGGGACTTCCACTCGGCCACAATGCTGGGCAGTCACATGTATGTCTTTGGGGGCCGTGCCGACCGCTTTGGGCCATTCCATTCCAACAACGAGATTTACTGCAACCGCATCCGTGTCTTTGACACCAGGACTGAAGCCTGGCTGGACTGTCCCCCCACTCCGGTGCTACCGGAGGGCCGCCGGAGCCACTCAGCCT TTGGCTACAATGGGGAGCTGTACGTCTTCGGTGGCTATAACGCAAGGCTGAACCGGCACTTCCATGACCTCTGGAAGTTTAACCCTG TGTCCTTTACCTGGAAGAAGATTGAACCGAAGGGGAAGGGGCCATGTCCCCGCCGGCGCCAGTGCTGCTGTATTGTTGGTGACAAGATTGTTCTCTTTGGGGGTACCAG TCCATCTCCTGAGGAAGGTCTGGGAGATGAATTTGACCTCATAGATCATTCTGACTTACACATTTTGGACTTTA GCCCTAGTCTGAAGACTCTGTGTAAACTGGCCGTGATTCAGTATAACCTGGACCAGTCCTGTTTGCCCCATGACATCAG GTGGGAGCTGAATGCCATGACCACCAACAGCAATATCAGTCGCCCCATTGTCTCCTCCCATGGGTAG